One segment of Herbaspirillum hiltneri N3 DNA contains the following:
- a CDS encoding NAD(P)/FAD-dependent oxidoreductase, whose translation MTQARQKIAVIGTGISGLASAYFLAREHDVVLYEAGSYIGGHTNTVDVTLEGRTFPVDTGFLVFNEATYPNLIALLEELGVDSYATDMSFGVSLDDGKFEWAGTSLDTVFAQRRRLMSPAFVGMLRDILRFNRAAGSNLAASLAAPASAPVTLAQLLADGNYGAMFRDAYLLPMAAAIWSSAPADILQFPAATFLRFCLNHGLLQINDRPQWRTVRGGAREYVRRIAATLPTVRLNTEVLAVLRSDEGVTVRTHGGYEQFDSVVIATHAPDTLKMLADADAAERDLLSAVRYQANTAYLHTDLSLMPRRRKVWSSWNYLGDAAAAKDGARAVCVSYWLNRLQALPCKSAVMVTLNPFAPPAADKTIARFDYQHPVFDQTAISAQAGLTSIQGRRRTWFAGAWTGYGFHEDGLKSALRVVADFGQAPIWARV comes from the coding sequence ATGACGCAAGCAAGGCAAAAAATCGCAGTGATCGGGACGGGGATATCCGGCCTTGCGAGCGCGTATTTCCTTGCCCGTGAGCATGATGTGGTGCTGTACGAGGCCGGCAGCTATATAGGCGGGCACACCAATACGGTGGATGTCACGCTGGAAGGCCGGACCTTTCCGGTCGATACCGGATTCCTGGTCTTCAACGAAGCGACTTATCCGAATCTGATCGCTTTGCTTGAGGAACTGGGTGTGGACAGCTACGCCACCGACATGTCGTTCGGCGTGTCGCTTGATGACGGCAAATTCGAATGGGCCGGCACCAGTCTGGACACCGTTTTTGCACAGCGCAGGCGATTGATGTCGCCGGCTTTTGTGGGCATGCTGCGCGACATCCTGCGCTTCAACCGCGCCGCCGGAAGCAATCTCGCCGCCAGCTTGGCTGCGCCGGCATCGGCACCTGTCACGCTGGCGCAACTGCTCGCCGACGGCAATTACGGTGCCATGTTTCGCGATGCCTATTTGTTGCCGATGGCCGCGGCGATCTGGTCGAGCGCACCGGCGGATATTTTGCAATTCCCCGCGGCCACCTTCCTGCGTTTCTGCCTCAATCACGGCCTGCTGCAGATCAACGATCGCCCGCAATGGCGTACGGTCAGGGGCGGTGCGCGCGAATACGTCCGGCGGATCGCCGCCACGCTGCCGACGGTGCGGCTCAATACCGAAGTGCTGGCCGTGTTGCGCAGCGACGAGGGAGTAACGGTTCGCACGCACGGCGGTTACGAACAGTTCGACAGCGTCGTCATCGCCACGCATGCACCGGATACCCTGAAAATGCTCGCCGACGCCGATGCTGCGGAGCGCGATCTGTTGTCGGCCGTACGCTATCAGGCCAACACCGCGTATCTCCACACCGATCTGTCGCTGATGCCGCGACGACGCAAGGTCTGGTCTTCATGGAATTACCTGGGCGATGCTGCGGCGGCAAAGGATGGTGCACGCGCCGTATGCGTCAGCTACTGGCTTAACCGGCTGCAGGCCTTGCCCTGCAAGAGCGCGGTGATGGTGACGCTTAATCCGTTCGCGCCACCGGCGGCCGACAAGACGATTGCAAGGTTCGACTACCAGCATCCGGTATTCGATCAGACTGCCATTTCCGCACAAGCCGGATTAACCTCGATCCAGGGAAGACGGCGTACCTGGTTCGCCGGCGCCTGGACAGGTTACGGTTTTCATGAAGACGGCCTGAAATCGGCGCTGCGCGTGGTCGCCGATTTCGGCCAGGCGCCGATATGGGCGCGGGTCTGA
- a CDS encoding DUF1365 domain-containing protein, protein MSNLRTPAYLVRGHVMHQRLRPVPHRFVYPVFCVRLNLGRLAEANNAWFGVNRKRLMSVRTRDYGPRDGSDLDGWMRAQLAEAGLPADGEIWLQTFPRMFGFVFNPVSFWLCHDSGGALRAVLAEVNSTFGETHRYLLADGERKAITPDTRLTCAKEMHVSPFCEVRGAYHFRFRDTARSTLIGIDYDDQASDQSDAAGSDNAGLLIRTTVGGRLHAMTSDGALLALLTQPFMTFGIVAKIHWQALKLWRKRVPFFRKPDRSKDSVVATTNFNKEMSP, encoded by the coding sequence ATGTCGAATTTGCGCACGCCGGCCTATCTGGTTCGCGGCCACGTCATGCACCAGCGGCTGCGTCCGGTGCCGCATCGCTTCGTCTATCCGGTGTTCTGCGTACGTCTGAATCTGGGCCGGCTGGCGGAGGCAAACAATGCCTGGTTCGGCGTCAATCGCAAGCGGCTGATGTCGGTCCGTACGCGTGACTACGGTCCGCGCGACGGCAGCGATCTGGACGGCTGGATGCGTGCGCAACTGGCCGAGGCGGGATTGCCGGCCGACGGTGAGATCTGGCTGCAGACTTTTCCGCGCATGTTCGGATTTGTTTTCAACCCGGTCAGTTTCTGGCTTTGCCACGACAGCGGCGGCGCCTTGCGCGCCGTACTGGCCGAAGTCAACAGCACCTTTGGTGAAACGCACCGTTACCTTCTGGCGGACGGCGAACGCAAGGCGATTACGCCCGACACCCGGCTGACATGCGCCAAAGAAATGCATGTGTCGCCATTTTGCGAAGTGCGGGGCGCCTACCATTTCCGCTTTCGCGACACGGCAAGAAGCACATTGATCGGCATCGACTACGACGATCAGGCGAGCGACCAATCCGACGCCGCCGGCTCGGACAATGCCGGCTTGCTGATTCGCACCACCGTCGGCGGTCGCTTGCACGCTATGACTTCCGATGGCGCCTTGCTGGCCTTGCTGACGCAGCCATTCATGACCTTCGGCATCGTCGCAAAGATTCACTGGCAGGCCTTGAAACTATGGCGCAAGCGCGTGCCGTTTTTTCGCAAGCCGGACCGTTCAAAGGATAGCGTGGTAGCGACCACCAATTTCAACAAGGAGATGTCACCGTGA
- a CDS encoding SAM-dependent methyltransferase, producing MPEAALSDSSRPAGASAPPATRLFLRLLNCLAHGHLQLITPHGNTLTFGDLHQPPSAQMVIRDWRACARMLQAGDIGFAESYAAGWIDTPDLSALLRLCLRNQAELERMMFGGKLAGLWYRLRHLMRANTRAGSRKNIHAHYDIGNAFYHQWLDRSWTYSSAIFDGDHGQSLEAAQARKYQRIIDQLGLQAGDHVLEIGCGWGGFAEHAASLGIRVHGVTISAAQLQVAQQRLAERGLDHLARLELCDYRDLKGEYDAVVSIEMFEAVGERYWQQYFDTVSARLKRGGRAMIQSITIAEQYFERYRNTSDFIRQYIFPGGMLPSPERFCAKARNAGLQTLDQYRFGIDYAETLRRWHASFLRARDAIRKQGFDERFMRLWQLYYAYCEVGFDEERTDVIQFMLQKS from the coding sequence ATGCCAGAAGCTGCGCTATCCGATTCATCGCGTCCCGCCGGCGCCTCTGCACCGCCGGCCACGCGTCTGTTCCTGCGCCTGCTCAATTGCCTCGCGCACGGTCATTTGCAACTGATTACGCCGCATGGCAATACGCTCACCTTCGGCGATTTGCACCAACCGCCCAGCGCGCAGATGGTGATCCGCGACTGGCGCGCCTGCGCGCGGATGTTGCAGGCAGGCGACATCGGTTTCGCCGAAAGCTATGCCGCCGGCTGGATCGACACGCCCGACCTGAGCGCGTTGCTGCGCCTGTGCCTGCGCAACCAGGCGGAACTGGAACGCATGATGTTCGGCGGCAAGCTGGCCGGACTGTGGTATCGCCTGCGGCATCTGATGCGCGCCAACACGCGCGCCGGCAGTCGCAAGAATATCCACGCGCACTACGACATCGGCAATGCCTTCTATCACCAATGGCTGGACCGGAGCTGGACTTATTCGAGTGCGATCTTCGACGGCGATCACGGGCAAAGTCTGGAGGCGGCCCAGGCACGCAAATATCAGCGCATCATCGACCAGCTCGGCTTGCAGGCCGGCGACCACGTGCTGGAAATTGGCTGCGGCTGGGGCGGCTTTGCGGAACACGCGGCATCGCTTGGCATCCGCGTGCACGGCGTTACCATCTCGGCCGCGCAGTTGCAGGTGGCGCAGCAGCGCCTCGCCGAGCGCGGCCTCGATCATCTGGCCCGGCTTGAACTGTGCGACTACCGCGACCTGAAAGGCGAGTATGACGCCGTGGTCTCGATCGAAATGTTCGAAGCGGTCGGCGAGCGTTACTGGCAACAGTATTTCGACACCGTCTCGGCGCGCCTGAAGCGGGGCGGCCGCGCGATGATCCAGTCGATCACGATTGCCGAACAGTACTTCGAACGCTACCGCAACACGTCCGATTTCATCCGCCAGTACATCTTCCCGGGCGGCATGCTGCCAAGCCCGGAGCGCTTCTGCGCGAAGGCCCGCAATGCCGGTCTGCAGACGCTCGATCAATACCGTTTCGGGATCGATTATGCGGAGACGCTGCGCCGTTGGCATGCCTCCTTCCTGCGCGCCCGCGATGCCATCCGGAAGCAGGGATTCGACGAGCGCTTCATGCGCCTGTGGCAACTTTACTATGCCTATTGCGAAGTGGGCTTCGACGAGGAGCGCACCGATGTCATTCAGTTCATGTTGCAGAAAAGCTGA
- a CDS encoding chalcone isomerase family protein, whose amino-acid sequence MRAFSRRSLVTCLLLAATWSAGAAQAAGWRDDLSQAHLQGSAGLRWFGLKIYDAALWSGTTPFDPAQPFALELTYRRSISRTRIVQTSMDEIRRLFGDRYSEEQLQRWEADMMRAFVDVNEGDQLTGVYLPGVGCRFYSRTRLLAEVRDAEFARAFFAIWLDPRTRDTQLRDRLLGAEK is encoded by the coding sequence ATGCGTGCATTTTCCCGCCGCAGTCTTGTCACCTGCCTCCTGCTAGCCGCCACGTGGTCGGCCGGTGCTGCGCAGGCGGCGGGTTGGCGCGACGATCTGTCGCAGGCGCACTTGCAGGGCAGCGCCGGACTGCGCTGGTTCGGACTGAAGATCTACGACGCAGCGCTATGGAGCGGCACGACGCCGTTCGACCCCGCGCAGCCGTTTGCGCTGGAGCTGACCTATCGGCGCAGCATCAGCCGCACGCGCATCGTGCAGACCAGCATGGACGAAATCCGCCGCCTGTTCGGCGACCGTTACAGCGAAGAACAATTGCAGCGCTGGGAGGCCGACATGATGCGCGCCTTCGTCGACGTCAACGAGGGCGATCAGCTCACCGGTGTCTATCTTCCCGGTGTCGGCTGCCGCTTCTACAGTCGTACCCGCTTGCTGGCAGAAGTACGCGATGCGGAGTTCGCGCGCGCCTTCTTCGCCATCTGGCTCGACCCGCGCACCAGGGACACGCAACTGCGCGATCGCCTGCTGGGAGCGGAAAAATGA
- a CDS encoding MFS transporter, which yields MKSDSRLRYFAYGLLGLPLAMSALPVYIQAPMYYTSYLGATLAGTGWVLFLARIVDTVQDPWLGQYIDGLHGARLNLWMMLAALLLALAFFGIWLPPEFVRASGVYLLAWLGVMLIAAYTAHSMLNIAYLAWGARLSEDAGGLLGASALRELMGLLGAVAASVIPGFIMMSGAWGRGGFALYSGAFAAALAVSLAALLWLAPRWNKVAAHAGGWRSAVAAMKSNPGFRRLLLPYFLNAVSVAIPATLALFFINDRLQAPDYAGLFLATYFLATAIGLPLWVAAAKRVGVLRAWRVGMLLAILAFGGTVLLGAGDVLLYGVVCVAAGLALGADLALPPVLLANVIGRFESTAAYYGVWTLLAKLALAISGLALPLLARFDYQPGVSGSAALGWVYAAVPCVFKLIALLLLKTAPASDSLAVLPETSS from the coding sequence ATGAAAAGCGACAGCCGGCTTCGTTATTTCGCCTACGGCTTGCTCGGCCTGCCGCTGGCAATGTCGGCCTTGCCCGTGTATATCCAGGCGCCGATGTACTACACCTCCTATCTGGGTGCGACGCTGGCGGGTACTGGCTGGGTGTTGTTCCTGGCGCGCATCGTCGATACCGTGCAGGACCCGTGGCTCGGGCAGTATATCGACGGATTGCACGGTGCGCGCCTGAACTTGTGGATGATGCTGGCGGCCCTGTTGCTGGCGCTGGCGTTCTTCGGCATCTGGCTGCCGCCGGAGTTTGTACGCGCTTCCGGCGTGTACCTGTTGGCATGGCTGGGCGTCATGCTGATCGCGGCCTACACCGCGCACAGCATGCTCAATATTGCTTACCTGGCGTGGGGTGCTCGGCTGTCGGAAGACGCGGGCGGCTTGCTGGGCGCTTCCGCCTTGCGTGAACTGATGGGTTTGCTGGGAGCGGTAGCAGCCAGCGTGATACCGGGCTTCATCATGATGAGCGGCGCATGGGGGCGAGGTGGTTTTGCCTTGTATTCAGGCGCGTTCGCCGCTGCGTTGGCGGTATCGCTGGCAGCTTTGCTGTGGCTGGCGCCGCGCTGGAACAAAGTTGCGGCGCATGCAGGCGGCTGGCGCAGCGCCGTGGCGGCGATGAAATCCAATCCGGGATTTCGCCGGCTGCTGCTGCCGTATTTCCTGAACGCAGTATCGGTGGCAATACCGGCGACGCTGGCGCTGTTCTTCATCAACGACAGATTACAGGCGCCGGACTACGCCGGCCTTTTTCTCGCGACGTATTTTCTCGCCACTGCGATCGGCCTGCCGCTGTGGGTCGCCGCTGCCAAACGTGTTGGTGTCTTGCGGGCCTGGCGCGTCGGCATGCTGCTGGCGATCCTCGCCTTCGGCGGTACGGTGCTGCTGGGTGCGGGCGATGTCTTGCTCTACGGCGTGGTGTGCGTCGCCGCAGGTCTGGCGCTGGGAGCCGACCTGGCGTTGCCTCCGGTATTGCTGGCGAACGTGATCGGCAGGTTCGAAAGCACCGCTGCCTATTACGGCGTGTGGACGTTGCTGGCGAAGCTGGCGCTGGCGATTTCCGGCCTTGCCTTGCCGCTGCTGGCGCGGTTCGATTATCAACCCGGCGTGAGCGGCAGCGCTGCACTGGGCTGGGTGTATGCCGCCGTCCCTTGCGTGTTCAAACTGATTGCCTTGCTATTGCTGAAAACAGCGCCGGCATCCGATTCTCTTGCTGTTCTACCGGAGACCTCTTCATGA
- a CDS encoding DUF3833 domain-containing protein yields MKTIRRFAVLSLPVLLLLLLGACAGTDVSHYARNEPVFDPVQFFSGKTEAWGMFQKRGGEVVKRFHVEITGSEQGGKLMLDERFRYDDGSTQQRVWTLARQADGSWRGTAGDVVGEAVGHAAGNALNWRYTLLLPVDGKTYEMHMDDWMYQMDRNTMINRTSMSKFGLEVGQVTLFFRKQE; encoded by the coding sequence ATGAAAACCATCCGCCGTTTTGCAGTGCTGTCGCTGCCCGTGTTGCTGCTGCTATTGCTCGGTGCCTGCGCCGGGACCGACGTCTCGCACTATGCCAGGAACGAGCCGGTGTTCGACCCGGTGCAATTTTTCAGCGGCAAGACCGAGGCCTGGGGAATGTTCCAGAAACGCGGCGGCGAAGTCGTCAAGCGCTTTCATGTCGAGATCACCGGTAGCGAACAAGGCGGCAAGCTGATGCTGGACGAACGTTTTCGCTATGACGACGGCAGCACTCAGCAGCGCGTCTGGACGCTGGCAAGACAAGCCGATGGCAGCTGGCGCGGCACTGCCGGCGACGTCGTCGGCGAGGCGGTCGGGCATGCCGCCGGCAATGCGCTGAACTGGCGCTATACGCTGTTGCTCCCGGTTGACGGCAAGACCTACGAAATGCACATGGACGACTGGATGTACCAGATGGACCGGAACACCATGATCAATCGCACCAGCATGAGCAAGTTCGGGCTGGAAGTCGGACAGGTGACGCTGTTCTTTCGCAAGCAGGAATGA
- a CDS encoding SDR family NAD(P)-dependent oxidoreductase, producing the protein MMFSPMNKPVHDWTGKRIWLIGASSGIGAALARQALAMGAQVAVSARRVESLQAVAGTNGNALILPFDVLDHAAWRTRHAEVCAAFGGVDLMLFCAADYRPERSWEVSDDVAEQTIKTNLVSVYSALSSVLPDMLAQGSGGIALVASVAGYMGLPNASVYGPGKAALINLAEILYSDLRSKGISVYLINPGFVKTGLTEKNDFAMPAMQTPAAAAVEIWKGIAEGRFEIHFPRRFTRILKLVQMLPYRWRFALFHRFLHMT; encoded by the coding sequence ATGATGTTTAGTCCCATGAACAAGCCGGTGCACGACTGGACCGGCAAGCGTATCTGGCTGATCGGCGCCTCCAGCGGCATTGGCGCCGCACTGGCGCGGCAGGCGTTGGCGATGGGGGCGCAGGTGGCGGTTTCGGCGCGCCGCGTGGAATCCTTGCAAGCGGTTGCCGGGACGAACGGCAACGCCTTGATCCTGCCGTTCGACGTGCTCGATCATGCCGCCTGGCGCACGCGTCATGCCGAGGTCTGCGCCGCATTCGGCGGCGTCGACCTGATGCTGTTCTGCGCCGCCGACTATCGTCCCGAACGCAGTTGGGAAGTCAGCGACGACGTCGCCGAACAGACCATCAAGACCAACCTGGTCAGCGTTTATTCGGCCCTGTCCAGCGTGTTGCCGGACATGCTGGCGCAGGGTAGCGGCGGCATCGCGCTGGTGGCCAGTGTGGCCGGCTACATGGGCCTGCCCAACGCCAGTGTCTACGGCCCCGGCAAGGCGGCCCTGATCAATCTGGCGGAGATACTCTACAGCGACCTGCGCAGCAAGGGCATCAGCGTCTATCTGATCAATCCGGGATTCGTGAAGACCGGCCTGACGGAGAAAAACGACTTCGCCATGCCGGCCATGCAAACGCCCGCTGCCGCCGCGGTCGAAATCTGGAAGGGCATCGCCGAAGGACGTTTTGAAATCCATTTTCCGCGCCGCTTTACGCGTATCCTGAAGCTGGTCCAGATGCTGCCCTATCGCTGGCGCTTCGCATTGTTCCACCGTTTCCTGCACATGACATGA
- a CDS encoding nuclear transport factor 2 family protein, with amino-acid sequence MTIRDRLDALAEWYVTLTRQSVRHIGQFYAPEVHFKDPFNDIRGIAAMIVVYEHMFDTTGNPRFIIHDRIVTDQQAFITWVFEFELKGKHYSIAGGTHLKFNDEGLVVLHRDYWDAAEELFQKLPVIGGLIRWLRRLFETRIKPAAGGG; translated from the coding sequence ATGACAATCAGAGACAGACTCGATGCGCTGGCCGAATGGTACGTCACGCTGACCCGGCAGAGCGTGCGCCATATCGGCCAGTTCTATGCGCCAGAAGTGCACTTCAAGGATCCGTTCAACGATATCCGCGGCATTGCCGCGATGATCGTCGTGTACGAACACATGTTCGACACCACCGGCAATCCCCGTTTCATCATCCACGACCGCATCGTCACCGATCAACAGGCGTTCATCACCTGGGTGTTCGAATTCGAACTCAAGGGCAAGCACTACAGCATCGCCGGCGGCACGCATCTCAAGTTCAACGACGAAGGCCTGGTTGTTCTGCATCGCGATTATTGGGATGCGGCGGAAGAGTTGTTTCAGAAATTGCCGGTCATCGGCGGGCTGATTCGCTGGCTGCGCAGATTATTCGAAACCAGAATCAAGCCTGCGGCAGGCGGCGGATGA
- a CDS encoding glucan biosynthesis protein, whose translation MINRRTFLSSATATAALAALGIPPEALAANRIKLGNPAPFSFDALIAQVRTAAQSPYKPQNKPPAEILDKIDYEAHGKIRFNTDSSLFANGPGQFPVTFFHLGRFFQAPVHMYALEGAGNNAKAREILYDESYFDMPADSPARKLPRGSGFAGFRFQENRNGDQARLDWRKNDWVAFLGASYFRAIGDLYQYGLSARGIAIDVAQAGKPEEFPNFTHFYFEAPADKSDTVVVYAVLDGPSIVGAYKFIMRRDDDVVMDVDCALFLRQDVGRLGIAPATSMMWYSEAVKGTGADWRPEVHDSDGLAIWNGNGEHIWRPLNNPARITASAFGDNNPRGFGLLQRDRNFDHYQDGVHYERRPSLWVEPLEGWGEGSVQLIEIPTDDEIHDNIVAMWVPKAKAAAGSSYRLRYRLHWMKDEPFPSPLARCVATRLGNGGQPGQARPQNVRKFMVEFKGAPLEKLAFGELPEAVLSSSRGSFSYVFTEAVPNGVAGHWRAQFDLTVDGDDPVDLRLYLRHKNQTLSETWLYQYQPFKTRGIY comes from the coding sequence ATGATCAATCGACGCACCTTCCTGAGCTCTGCCACCGCGACCGCCGCTCTCGCCGCCCTCGGCATTCCTCCCGAAGCGCTCGCCGCCAATCGCATCAAGCTCGGCAATCCCGCGCCATTCTCGTTCGACGCCCTGATCGCGCAAGTACGCACGGCTGCGCAGTCGCCCTACAAGCCGCAGAACAAACCGCCCGCCGAGATCCTCGACAAGATCGACTACGAGGCGCACGGCAAGATCAGATTCAATACCGATTCATCGCTGTTCGCCAATGGGCCGGGGCAATTCCCGGTGACCTTCTTCCATCTCGGCCGCTTCTTCCAGGCGCCGGTGCACATGTACGCGCTGGAAGGCGCGGGCAACAATGCCAAAGCGCGCGAAATCCTGTACGACGAAAGCTACTTCGACATGCCGGCCGACAGCCCCGCGCGCAAGCTGCCGCGCGGCAGCGGCTTTGCCGGTTTCCGTTTCCAGGAAAACCGCAACGGCGACCAGGCCAGGCTCGACTGGCGCAAGAATGACTGGGTCGCGTTTCTCGGCGCGTCCTACTTCCGCGCCATCGGCGACCTGTATCAATACGGCTTGTCGGCGCGCGGCATCGCCATCGACGTCGCCCAGGCAGGCAAGCCGGAAGAGTTTCCCAATTTCACGCATTTCTATTTCGAGGCCCCGGCCGACAAGAGCGATACCGTCGTGGTGTATGCCGTGCTCGACGGCCCCAGCATCGTCGGCGCCTACAAGTTCATCATGCGCCGCGACGACGACGTGGTCATGGACGTCGACTGCGCGCTGTTCCTGCGCCAGGACGTAGGACGTCTCGGCATCGCACCGGCCACCTCGATGATGTGGTATTCCGAAGCCGTCAAGGGCACCGGCGCCGACTGGCGTCCGGAGGTGCACGACTCCGACGGACTGGCGATCTGGAACGGCAACGGCGAACACATCTGGCGTCCGCTCAACAACCCGGCGCGCATCACCGCCTCGGCGTTCGGCGACAACAATCCGCGCGGCTTCGGCCTGCTCCAGCGCGACCGCAACTTCGACCACTACCAGGACGGCGTGCATTACGAGCGCCGCCCGAGCCTGTGGGTAGAACCGCTGGAGGGCTGGGGCGAAGGTTCGGTCCAGCTGATCGAAATCCCGACCGACGACGAAATCCACGACAACATCGTCGCGATGTGGGTGCCGAAGGCCAAGGCCGCAGCCGGCAGCAGCTATCGCCTGCGCTACCGCCTGCATTGGATGAAGGATGAGCCGTTCCCCTCGCCGCTGGCGCGTTGCGTCGCCACGCGCCTCGGCAATGGCGGCCAGCCTGGCCAGGCGCGTCCGCAAAACGTGCGCAAGTTCATGGTCGAATTCAAGGGCGCGCCGCTGGAGAAACTGGCCTTCGGCGAATTGCCCGAGGCAGTGCTGTCGTCATCGCGCGGCAGCTTCTCGTATGTCTTCACCGAAGCCGTGCCCAATGGCGTAGCCGGCCATTGGCGCGCGCAGTTCGACCTCACCGTCGACGGCGACGATCCGGTCGACCTGCGCCTGTACCTGCGCCACAAGAACCAGACGCTGTCGGAAACCTGGCTCTACCAATACCAGCCGTTCAAGACACGCGGTATTTATTAG